One window from the genome of Spirosoma rhododendri encodes:
- a CDS encoding LbetaH domain-containing protein, which yields MVNQDTFTGPSFSLKNRLGRLVWGVVAALFFRLSPRPFHAWRSFLLRSFGAKVGRGVHVYPGVKIWAPWNLDLGDECGVADGAILYSLARISLGYRTVISQGTHLCAGTHDYTRPGSPLVAYPIQVGDLAWVAAEAFVHPGVTIGEGCVVGARSVVTRDMPAWTVCAGHPCKPLKERLMVEASPVLAH from the coding sequence ATGGTTAATCAGGACACATTCACGGGGCCGTCTTTCTCGCTGAAGAATCGCCTGGGCCGATTGGTCTGGGGCGTCGTCGCGGCCCTTTTCTTTCGGCTCTCACCCCGCCCCTTTCACGCGTGGCGTTCGTTTCTGCTGCGCAGCTTCGGGGCAAAGGTGGGCCGGGGTGTGCACGTGTATCCGGGGGTAAAAATCTGGGCACCGTGGAACCTCGATCTGGGCGATGAATGTGGCGTTGCCGACGGGGCTATCCTGTATTCGCTGGCCCGCATCAGCCTGGGCTATCGGACAGTGATTTCGCAGGGAACGCACCTCTGCGCCGGTACGCACGACTACACCCGCCCCGGCTCACCGCTCGTTGCCTACCCGATTCAGGTCGGCGACCTGGCCTGGGTGGCGGCTGAAGCCTTCGTGCATCCGGGCGTAACGATCGGTGAAGGCTGCGTCGTTGGGGCCCGCTCGGTCGTCACGCGCGACATGCCCGCCTGGACGGTCTGCGCCGGGCATCCCTGTAAACCGCTGAAAGAACGGCTTATGGTTGAAGCTTCACCCGTACTCGCTCATTAA